The genomic DNA GCTGCGCCGCTATCCCCGTCGGACACTAGCCCACAAACCTCGGAAAACTCGCTTGATTCAGGCCTAGTTGGTCGCAGCTCGAGTGATTATCGCCCCGGTGTCCAGGTCGACGTCTTCCCATTTCAGGGACAGAATTTCGTCGATTCGCCAGCCGGTGCCGATCGCAAACATCAACAGAGCCCGCCACCAATCGGCCGCCTCGAAATGCCGTCGGGCGGGCGCCGTCGCTTTGTCGCAAGCCGCGTAGATGGCTTGGAAGTGTTCGGCGGTAACGACGTGCCCGAGCCGCCGCTCTTCGCGGACCATGCGGAACTTCGGCACCTTCGACGGATAGCCCCACTCGGCCGCGATGCGCAGCACTGCTTTGACGTGGCGCAAGTCTTTGTTGATCGTGGCCGTCGAAACGAGCGATTCCGGCTTCGATCCCCGGTCGGCCTGCCGCTTGGAAATGAAGTTGTCGATCGTCGCCGTGGTGAGCGCCGACAGCCGGTCCGGCTTGGCGTGCTTCTCGAATGCGTCGAGCGATTGCTTCGCAGCGCCGCGGCTGCGAGGGGCCAGCCGCGGCAAAATCTTCGTTTCATACTCGACGCGTAGATCCGCCCAATCCTTCCGGCTTTTGGTTTCGTATACGCCGGCGGCCAGTTGGCCCTCGATCTTGCGTTGATATTTCTCGGCCGCGCTCTTGCCGCCGATCCGTTGCAACTTCCGCTTGCCGTCCGGCGCCAGCCAGCCGACCGACCGACCGCGGGCAATCGTTGCCCAGCCGTTGCTTCTGCCGATGATCTTGGAATAACCAAGCTTTCATGGTTCAGGTTCCTTTGCAGTTGTGGGGGGAATTACTAAAAAGCCGGCCCGGCGCCCTGTCGCGAGCGCCGAGCCGGCGGAAGGTGCTGTCGTCAATCCAATTGCCGCTTTCGCTCGAATCGTTCGATCAGCTCGCGGAGCGCGGCAAACTCTTCCGGGGTTGCGCCGGGGTCGATGTCGTCCTCGCATAACGAGCCGGCGCCGCCGGACAACTCGAACGAAAAAGCCACCCCTTTCTTTCCTCGCCAGAACGTGATTTTCAATTCGACGGCATTTTCCAGCCAGTCGGCCGGCTCCGGGCCATGTCCGAAATTCATGCGGTTCATCATGCGGCACCGCCTTCCCCGTTGCGTCGAAGGTCCGGCATGTTCTCGATTAGCCGGGCCTCGTAGCGAGCGGGAAAGAGATTGAACTTTTCGCCCCTCTGCTCGGCTCTTATCTCTGCCCATTCCTCGGATGCCGTGAGACAGGCTATGGCCATACGCTTATTAACCGCCCAGTGCTCGACCGTTTCTTTGCCGGTTGCGGTGTCGATCCGAATTATCTGATAGATCGGTTCCTTGGCGACGTTGCACGTCATGCGGCACCTTCCTTCCCGCCGGCGTCGACGTCTGGCTTGTTCTCCCGGCGCAGCGCTGCCAGCAACGCCGGCTCATGCGCGTTCTCGGTAGCTGGCGTGAAGTCCGCGGACGGCGGCAACGGAATGTCGCGTTGCACGATTCGATCCACCTTGTACGCGGTGTCGAACATCGTGGCTGTCTTGTGGCCGAGATGGTATCGGCCCATGCCGGGGTACATCCGTTCGACTTGGCTCGCGGAGCCGCGGCGAAGCCACTTGATGCAGCCGCCGACGCCAGCGCGTTCGGCAAGCTCGCGAAACTCGGCGCCGAGGTTTCTGTTGTGGCACCAACTCGCCAGGATGATCCGTCGCGGTTCGCCGTGCGCCATGCAACGCTCCTACCTGCTGCATCACGTCGGCGGGCAGTAGCCGCGAAATCGCGTTGCCCGTTTTTGACATTATCACGGTGAGCCGGCCGCTCCCATCGGGCTGAACCGTGATCGACTGCCGCTCAATCGCGAGCACGTCGCCACGGCGGAGTCCGGTTGTCCAGGCCAGCATGATGAATGTCAGAAACCAAACCCGCTTTTCAATCCCGGTCCTGTAGCAACTGCCTTTCATCGCATCGGCGGCCGCGAGCAGCCGCTTGTATTGCGAAAGGTCGTAACCGTCGATGACAAGGGCCGGCCGCTTGACGGGCCGTGCCTTGCGCGGAGGCTCTTCCACGTAGCTTTCCTCGAAAGCAAACCGCCACAGCGTCAACAGCGTGCGCCGATAGCCGTGGATCGTGTGCGGCCTAAGCGTCAGCAACGTGTCCGCGATAAATGCGTTCAACGTCGCCGCGTTCAGGTCCGATAGCTTCGCGGGGCGTTGACGGTGTCGGCTCAGCTTGAGAATCGCCGACCCGTGGGACGATTTGTTGCTTGATTGCGAAAGCCCGCGAGCCGGGGTGTAGTGCTTGCGGAGAAGGTCAGCGAGCGTCGTCTCCGGCGTGGCGGGTTCTTTCGGCGTCGGTGAGGGGGCCGGCGCCGGCTTGGCGACGGTGTTGTTTTCCGCCGTGGGACGCCTCGCCGCTGGTGCTTTACCGGACGGATCGACCGGCCTTTGCCACGATCAAGACGGCGTAGCCGCGATACGGGACGTGCCCGGTCGCGCGCTCGGCGCGATCGACGGGGGACGCAACAGAATCAACGTGCTGGGTGGCAGCCATCGGGGCAACCTTTCCTTCGCCGGCGGGAGAACGCCGGCGCAAAAGAGTCTAACACGGTGGTTTTGGCCATTGCTCAATTCTTTCGTTCAAAAGTGTGAAGTGGTAAACGCCAGCCCCGCGCCGGGGGACGGCAGGAAAAAAACCGCCGCGAGCGTCGCGCCATGCCTAACGCGAACACCCGCGACGGCCCCTCGACGGTTCAAACGACGGACGTTGCGGGCGCGGGGAACAAGT from Pirellulales bacterium includes the following:
- a CDS encoding tyrosine-type recombinase/integrase; protein product: MQRIGGKSAAEKYQRKIEGQLAAGVYETKSRKDWADLRVEYETKILPRLAPRSRGAAKQSLDAFEKHAKPDRLSALTTATIDNFISKRQADRGSKPESLVSTATINKDLRHVKAVLRIAAEWGYPSKVPKFRMVREERRLGHVVTAEHFQAIYAACDKATAPARRHFEAADWWRALLMFAIGTGWRIDEILSLKWEDVDLDTGAIITRAATN